The following is a genomic window from Malus sylvestris chromosome 7, drMalSylv7.2, whole genome shotgun sequence.
tgaaaaaaaaaaaaaaaaaaaaaaaaaaagcaactcCTGAAAAGAAAGGAACCTTGTAGCTGTTAAAATCAATATAGAAATGGCACCACACGCGTTACGACTACTAGGTTCAACGGCCCGACTACTAGGTTCAACGGCCCTTTGCAGTTAACGTTAACGTCCGGACCGAAGGTGGCGGCTTGGCCTCGTAATCTCCCAAGGTAAAACAGTGAAAGCTACCCTTTACGACATCGTATAACCAGACTATCCGCCCAAACAAACCGCGTAAAATTCCACAGACGGAAAACGTttattctctctcctcctcctccacttaACGTAGCCAACCAGGCAACCgtccttcctcttcctctctcgcTCTCTGCGCCTGAAATTCCTTCAAAACCTGTGCTTcaattcttcctctctttttttccGGAAAATTCGTAAGGTACTGTTTTCTCAGAAACTTTTGAATTTATATACTTTTTACGGATTTAATATATGAAATTTGTATATCTGTTTGTTCTGTATCATTCGAATTAGGTCGCTTCGATATGCATTTTAAATGTAAATCGATATTATAAAGGATGAGGTGTATTAGATAGCTTTTACACGTATTGGATCTTTAAAATTTGGGTATATCGCCGAATTTTTGTATAATTTTATCGATCTCtggaaatttaattaaaaattactgTAAATCATAGTTTTAATCAATGTTTAATGGGTTACCTTGATCAGGTCCAAGAATTCAAGAATTTGAGCTGTTGTTGGATTTAGTCCAGTTTTTCtatatttcaattttaattaaatttcttgatttatgcatgttttgtcaaatttttaatttgaatatttaaatataaaaatttaaccactttcatggaaaataattaaaagaaaatttacatGTCATCATTAGGGATGGGTAACGGTTATGGTGAGCGGGTAACCGCAGTTATTTATCCATAATCATTTATTCTCATACcagcataaccgtttacccgttaggtaattgtctaaacggttatactcatacccaaaaccgtttataaacggttaatcaTACTCATAACCATGTactcatttaaccgtaaccgtttagtaTCCGTTTagccatttatcatttttaaacccatttatcctttcttttttaccatttactcatttttcacccatctatgtgttttttttaacaacttgaaaatttaaaaagaaaaatttgtcataattttctttttctaacaattaaacaccgttatatgtacattcatcatacatttccgcattttatttttttgagtccttatatcattccaataattgaaataatagtttacagacgatatttttaactgttagcaataaaggtaatataaaatttgctaagtattattgagttacgaaaactgttaaaagacaatattcttgggttatttaactcggaatgtaaaatattaacataatatatataatggaccataaaatttaaagtggttaagtaaaactatattatattagctatagaaatcatgcactatagtcaatagcattgatTTAATTTTTGTCCGATAGgaaacatggtttgtgttataattttacatatataaaataaatggataaatggttacccgtttataaccgcggttaatatcCATAACTGCCCATTTAAATTTTGcgggtaaatggttatacccataaccctTTATTAATATAAAAGATTACCTATAACcgtaaccgtgaaatttaaatggactaGTATAACCAAtaggtatttgcccatccctaatcatcatatatatatcataGGTTGATAAAATACATTTAACCTATAATAAAGATATATATGTACAAAGATGAATAAAAATTCGTCTACCTATCATTCATGAAAAATAGGTCAAAATTTTTTAATCGTTGATGCATTATAAATGCATACTAGTATTTATGCTGATATATCTTCatcaaaaaaaacaaatatatatagtaTCTACAAGACCACAACATAGATTAGTTAACACAGATAATATGTGATGgagtagaagaaaaaaatgagataCAAATTAGGTGCAAGAAAAAGGGGGaacaatatttaattattatatttaaCTGTTAGCAATGAAGGTAATATTGAATTAATATAAAAGATAAACCTATAAATAAAGaatgacaacaacaacaaagctttttcccactaagtggagtcggctatgtgaatcctagaacgccattgcgctttcgttcttgattcattttcataagtatTCGACATAAActaggagtgccggctgtcgactacctgacaccctccccctcctcctttatccgggcttgggactgGCAATGttagataaacttacacagacAGAGTTACAAATAAAGAATGACATTTATCacaattttttataataaaaaaaattgatgtggATGATCAGTAAATGTGCCTAACTCAACAAAATAGACTAAACCTAATAATGACTCACAAAATTAGAGTTAAATTAAGTTACTCATGATTTTTAATTGTCCCTTCTGCGTGCAAAGGAATCATTTAACTAGTCCTAATTCAAAATTAGTATCGAATTCGCAGGAAAGTGCCTACAAATTGTAGTTCTATAATGTTATTATTTGCTTGTGTGTGCATTTGATATAAATTGTGTTTACTTACTTAGGCTGCTTCAATTTTAATGTGTTGCAATGGTCATAGTTCGTTATATAGTTTGACGGTTCCTTTTTATTACTTACTGCAGTTTATTGAGGTTCTTTGTGTTCCCAATCTGTTTGATCCAAATTGTGAGAGGGTACCGTAGTAGTACACGTAGCTGATTGCTTTTTGCATGCGTTTCTATTGATTGGATGAATAAAAAGCGGCATGTTGCGATATTTACCACTGCAAGCCTTCCATGGATGACCGGCACTGCTGTCAACCCTCTATTCCGTGCAGCCTATCTTGCAAAAGATGGGGAGAGACCTGTCTCTTTGGTCATCCCTTGGTTATCGTTGAAAGATCAAAAACTAGTATATCCCAACAACATCACATTCAGCAGACCTACGGAGCAGGAGGCTTATGTCCGTCGCTGGCTTGACGAGAGGATTGGATTTAAATCTGATTTTAGTATACTTTTTTATCCTGGAAAGGTACATACACCTGCAGATTTACTGTACACACAAACCAGTTTACTTGCTAGTCAAGGGTTTCATTATATCAAGGGGAATAACTCTATTTGCCTTTCAAGGGTAGGATGCGTAGAGTGTCATTTATTTAATTTCCGTTTTGGGTCTTTTCTGTTCTGTTCAGTCCAACAAATTCTGAATTTAACGACTTTTAGCCTATCTGTTGATGGAAGCCTGTGGCGTGAGTCCACCTGGTGGACATCCAGGTTGAGCCATCTACCCCTGTGCCCTAtccaattttttcattttttcttcctttcgtACCTCAAGGATGTGTGCTGTTTTTGTTTCCATTCCTTGTGTAGTAGTACCAACTTGTGACGTCAATTCTGTTGCAGTTTTCCTTAGATAAAAGGAGCATCCTTGCTGCTGGAGATATTTCAGAAGTAGTCCCTGACGAAAATGCAGATGTTGCCATCCTTGAGGAGCCTGAGCACCTTACATGGTTTCACCATGGAAAGAGATGGAAGATTAAATTCCGGCTGGTTGTGGGAATCATCCACACCAATTATTTGGAATATGTGAGAAGGGAGAGGAATGGAAGAATGCAAGCATTTCTTCTTAAATATCTAAATAATTGGGTTGTCGGAATATATTGTCATAAGGTACATCTTGATAAATATTAGTTTTCTAGTAATATATCTTTTGCTTTCCATCACTTATTTTATCTAGCCTCTTCTAGCTTTTGCATTAGACTTGGTGAAATATGCTCTTCGAGTTGTTACTGTATGACAACAAAGCTGTACTGGTAGTTTGTTGGATACTTTTGATAACTCTTCTTAGGATTGACGATGATGAAGTTTGAGAGAGATGAATGCAGATATCATTGTCATCATCTTGCTATACATGCTAACCAGATCTCAACTATGACGTATTGTAGGTAATCCGGTTATCTGCTGCCACCCAGGATTATCCTAAATCCATTGTTTGCAATGTTCACGGAGTCAACCCAAAATTTCTGGTGATAGGCAACAAAAAGCTAGAGCAACAACGAAATGGAGTCCAGGCCTTCACCAAAGGTGCCTATTACATTGGGAAGATGGTATGGAGCAAAGGCTACAAGGAGCTACTCAAGCTTCTTCAGGATCATCAAAAGGAATTAACTGGACTTGAAGTTGATTTATATGGAAGCGGGGAGGACTCTGATCAGGTTCAGGAAGCTGCCAAAAGATTGGAACTGGCCGTTCGAGTCCACCCTGGTCGTGACCATGCTGAATTTCAATTTCACGAGTAAGCTTCTACCTATCTGTCCAGCTTCATCAtaagatcaaattcattttgTCCAAATTTTTAATGACATTCACTAATTGTCCAACATCGCATTTCACCAATCTTTTGATGATACACTGATTTCTGTTTATACAAGTACTCTAGTTTTCCGGGTGTTGAAAATTCAATTAGTCTCTATCATGGGCTGATCAAGGGCAGTTTTATTACCAATTTGAACGTTTCTCCTTCCAAATATACCTCTGTCATTTGAGATTTTCTTTCATAGAGATGATCGGCCTGGTTGGATATTGACATATTATCCTGGTAATCTCTCAGTTATAAAGTATTCCTCAATCCAAGCACAACGGATGTGCTTTGCACAACAACGGCAGAAGCATTGGCAATGGGTAAAATCGTTGTATGTGCCAATCACCCCTCAAATGAATTCTTCAAGCAGTTCCCGAATTGCCGCACATATGACAATGCTGATGGGTTTGTTAAGGTCACACAGCAGGCGCTTGCTGAAGAGCCTGTCCAGCTGACTGATGCACAGAGGCATGAGCTTTCATGGGAAGCTGCCACGGAAAGATTTCTACGGGTTGCTGAGCTAGACCAGGCATTTACATGGAAACCGTCAGAAAGTATTTCGAAAAGATTTATGTCCACCTCATTAGGCCTTTGGAGTAGTGTGGAGGATGCATCCGCATATGTGCATCATGTGGCTTCTGGTTTTGAAACAACAAGAAAGATATTCGGTGCAATCCCGAAGAGTTTGCAACCAGATGAGGAACAATGTAAGGAGCTTGGGCTGGCCATACCTGCAGGTAAACGAGGTTCACAAAAATAATGTCGTCCCTTGTTTGTATGATAACATGCTTGCTTGGCTATTGAGGTATCCAAATCAAAATGTGTAAATTGCTCCATTTTTCCTGCTGCCTGAAGTTGAGAATTGGGTGGGAATGAAGGAATAATTTATACGAAAGACACGAGTCGAATAATGTTCATATACATTGTTGCCTGTAACAATGTGTTCTACGAGGGAGGGTAAATTTGCATTTGTAATTAAAACCGCAATGTACATATACATTGTTGTGGATTACCATTTACATTTAATACATGTGATTACTTTGTATTTTCCACCGCGCTCAACTGTTTATGCATCAAAATAAATGCAGGTATGTACTAGTGCTTGAATGAAAAGCAACGTCTGAACGTTTCAATTCGTTTAAACTGGCGGGTTTTACTCAAGATACAAAACTAAAATGCACAAAAATCGCATAAATAACTACAAACCACGCACCGCCTAAATTAAGCATGTCTCAAGCCAAGCCTCACAATTTAAAACGTCGATGTTACACGGGCTTACACTTGGGTTTTTATGTGTTTGAGGCAGCTGCTCACAATGTTTGTAGCAGCTGCTTGACAGTACAAAATGCTTCAACAGTGGAACTTGAGCAGTTCCACCGTTGCTAGGCCACATTGGTCAATAGGCAACTTAATCCCCttaaatgaacagtaactgtctGCAATAAACATTAACAGCTCAAGTGCATCTTCACTCCTAAATTGAATAGCTCACACAtttcgtattaaaatattagtattttttattttataaaataataaatgataactttatttt
Proteins encoded in this region:
- the LOC126628090 gene encoding digalactosyldiacylglycerol synthase 2, chloroplastic-like isoform X2, with product MTGTAVNPLFRAAYLAKDGERPVSLVIPWLSLKDQKLVYPNNITFSRPTEQEAYVRRWLDERIGFKSDFSILFYPGKFSLDKRSILAAGDISEVVPDENADVAILEEPEHLTWFHHGKRWKIKFRLVVGIIHTNYLEYVRRERNGRMQAFLLKYLNNWVVGIYCHKVIRLSAATQDYPKSIVCNVHGVNPKFLVIGNKKLEQQRNGVQAFTKGAYYIGKMVWSKGYKELLKLLQDHQKELTGLEVDLYGSGEDSDQVQEAAKRLELAVRVHPGRDHAEFQFHDYKVFLNPSTTDVLCTTTAEALAMGKIVVCANHPSNEFFKQFPNCRTYDNADGFVKVTQQALAEEPVQLTDAQRHELSWEAATERFLRVAELDQAFTWKPSESISKRFMSTSLGLWSSVEDASAYVHHVASGFETTRKIFGAIPKSLQPDEEQCKELGLAIPAGKRGSQK
- the LOC126628090 gene encoding digalactosyldiacylglycerol synthase 2, chloroplastic-like isoform X1 — encoded protein: MNKKRHVAIFTTASLPWMTGTAVNPLFRAAYLAKDGERPVSLVIPWLSLKDQKLVYPNNITFSRPTEQEAYVRRWLDERIGFKSDFSILFYPGKFSLDKRSILAAGDISEVVPDENADVAILEEPEHLTWFHHGKRWKIKFRLVVGIIHTNYLEYVRRERNGRMQAFLLKYLNNWVVGIYCHKVIRLSAATQDYPKSIVCNVHGVNPKFLVIGNKKLEQQRNGVQAFTKGAYYIGKMVWSKGYKELLKLLQDHQKELTGLEVDLYGSGEDSDQVQEAAKRLELAVRVHPGRDHAEFQFHDYKVFLNPSTTDVLCTTTAEALAMGKIVVCANHPSNEFFKQFPNCRTYDNADGFVKVTQQALAEEPVQLTDAQRHELSWEAATERFLRVAELDQAFTWKPSESISKRFMSTSLGLWSSVEDASAYVHHVASGFETTRKIFGAIPKSLQPDEEQCKELGLAIPAGKRGSQK